From the Spirochaetota bacterium genome, the window TACCTTTGACAATCGGTCTAGCATGGATGTGTCTTGGCACAGGCTCAATCGTAACTCGAATTTAGCTTGTTGTATTTAGCCTGTGCTTGCCCTGCAATTACGGACACATAGTTAAGCAACTTATTTAATTATTGAATTAGATGACTCATATTCTTCCGGACTTTTATAGTCAAGAAAAGAATGAATTCTCTGTCTATTATAGAATACAGAAATGTATTCAAAAATAGCAAGCCGTGCTTCATCTCTCGTTTTATATCTTTTATGAAATACCTCTTCCATTTTTAAAGTTGAGAAAAAACTTTCAGCACATGCATTATCCCAGCAGTCTCCTTTACGGCTCATACTCTGAATCATTTTATACTCAGTTATTACTTTTCTGAAATCATGGGAAGCATACTGTA encodes:
- a CDS encoding IS3 family transposase, which produces QYASHDFRKVITEYKMIQSMSRKGDCWDNACAESFFSTLKMEEVFHKRYKTRDEARLAIFEYISVFYNRQRIHSFLDYKSPEEYESSNSIIK